One genomic window of Lytechinus variegatus isolate NC3 chromosome 1, Lvar_3.0, whole genome shotgun sequence includes the following:
- the LOC121417847 gene encoding leucine-rich repeat and death domain-containing protein 1-like has product MDLETIEEIDDAALSEFGKETEEREELEKESEDLKTEVPDDVDEKTDGDSLEKREDENANEITFTSGEETRPVNTVVDSDMQTCALDEAHEVIQEIPNEENVAPARLDVSSLVYRDTHGKFCLDLSEEDISAIPSDTFELDFLNYFAVTCLPLYEIPSGLSYLQQLDALILRECSLAEFPKSICALPLLENLDLSGNEIMEIPTEIRMLSSLRQIDLSDNQLTVLPDEFCHLRELICVFLSQNKLTSLPTNISNLRNIQVFEMNNNMLKWLPKQVCLLDQLVKLSLCGNYLQTLPADIEYLFNLQELHLEQNSFFYLPIQIYWLPELEELYLSQNHIQEISPEIQKLTKLKVLDLSNNELSMVPQEICLLLNLVFLGLSSNRLTSLPDNMNRLYKLVEFLVGNNELTEIPDDISLLSELQVLDLSNNHIPDLPVEIASLKQVYVLSLQGNQISKFPPGACLLSQCQELTFDRNLLSRLPSEVKHMKSLQSVTITNNRLEQFPKELCEVRTLQFLNLSQNRISSIPASVRRLQNLEKLILDHNTFPAITPEMCTLKNLVSLSMSDNQIKEICEEVSMYQRLEALDLSNNKFPVFPPEIWTIPRLRILHFIQEKGVKASFLQPAIYNCSELEEIYIQNNCLTMIPNTIRALSKLRVFCASDNCLMDIPDVFCELKNLEVLKLERNEIKSLPINFEMLTKLQVLRLDANPLAHPPSEVCEGGAMDPITSFIRRADEREEALLHKMFTCVAANLREREAHDLMRVFHFPKDVMTLIEKQHRGSPPDALTMSVVKRWREEKGRAASPDELIRYVRLIDMPVVSHKLKTMRVDSQVHRL; this is encoded by the exons ATGGATTTGGAAACGATTGAAGAGATAGACGATGCTGCCCTTTCTGAGTTTGGTAAGGAGACAGAAGAGAGGGAAGAACTTGAAAAAGAGTCTGAAGACCTGAAGACAGAAGTGCCAGATGACGTTGATGAGAAAACGGATGGAGATTCCTTGGAGAAAAGAGAGGATGAGAACGCAAACGAAATTACTTTTACTTCTGGTGAAGAAACTCGTCCGGTGAATACAGTTGTGGATTCAGATATGCAGACATGTGCTCTCGATGAAGCACATGAAGTTATTCAAGAAATCCCAAATGAGGAAAATGTTGCCCCTGCACGGTTGGATGTAAGTTCATTGGTATACAGGGATACTCATGGCAAGTTTTGTTTGGATCTATCAGAAGAGGACATCAGCGCGATACCCTCAGACACCTTTGAGCTAGATTTCTTAAATTACTTTGCAGTGACATGTTTACCGCTGTATGAGATCCCATCTGGTCTCAGTTACCTTCAGCAGCTTGATGCCTTGATACTGCGAGAGTGTTCTTTAGCAGAGTTCCCAAAGAGTATCTGTGCATTGCCACTCCTGGAAAATTTAGACTTGAGCGGAAATGAAATCATGGAGATTCCCACGGAAATAAGAATGCTATCCTCATTGCGACAGATTGATCTATCAGACAATCAACTTACTGTCTTACCCGATGAATTCTGCCACCTGCGTGAACTCATCTGCGTCTTTCTCTCCCAAAACAAACTGACCAGCCTGCCCACCAACATCTCAAATCTTCGCAACATCCAGGTCTTTGAGATGAACAATAACATGTTGAAATGGTTACCAAAACAAGTCTGTCTCTTGGATCAACTTGTGAAGCTCAGTCTTTGTGGGAACTACCTTCAAACATTGCCAGCGGACATCGAGTACCTCTTTAACCTCCAGGAGTTGCATCTTGAACAGAACAGCTTCTTCTACCTCCCCATCCAAATATACTGGCTTCCGGAACTGGAGGAACTGTACCTGAGTCAGAATCATATCCAGGAGATATCTCCAGAGATTCAGAAGCTCACTAAGCTTAAGGTCTTAGATCTGAGTAACAATGAGCTTAGTATGGTCCCGCAAGAGATATGTCTTCTCCTAAACTTAGTATTTCTTGGTCTCAGCTCCAACAGGCTAACATCTCTCCCAGACAACATGAATAGACTTTACAAGTTGGTGGAATTCTTAGTAG gaaataaCGAGCTGACAGAAATTCCTGATGACATCTCCCTCCTGTCCGAGCTTCAAGTCCTTGATCTTTCCAATAACCATATACCGGATCTACCTGTTGAGATTGCAAGCCTAAAgcag GTATATGTACTATCGCTGCAAGGAAACCAGATATCCAAGTTCCCTCCTGGTGCCTGCCTTCTTAGCCAATGTCAAGAGTTGACATTTGACAGGAACTTACTTAGTAGACTACCCAGTGAGGTCAAGCACATGAAATCATTACAGAGTGTTACAATCACCAATAATAG ACTTGAGCAGTTTCCTAAGGAGTTGTGTGAAGTAAGGACGCTTCAATTCTTGAATCTGAGTCAGAACCGCATTAGTTCCATACCAGCCTCTGTGCGCCGTCTCCAGAATCTTGAGAAGTTGATCCTCGACCACAACACCTTTCCAGCGATTACTCCGGAAATGTGCACACTCAAGAACTTGGTATCCCTCAGCATGTCGGACAACCAGATAAAAGAGATCTGTGAGGAGGTCAGTATGTACCAACGGTTAGAGGCCCTAGACCTTTCCAACAACAAGTTCCCAGTATTTCCTCCAGAGATCTGGACCATCCCACGGCTCAGGATCCTACACTTCATCCAGGAAAAGGGTGTCAAGGCTTCATTCCTGCAGCCTGCCATCTACAACTGCTCCGAACTCGAGGAGATCTACATCCAGAACAACTGCCTGACCATGATCCCAAACACCATCAGAGCCCTATCCAAGCTCCGAGTATTCTGTGCTTCCGACAACTGCCTCATGGACATACCGGATGTCTTTTGTGAGCTGAAGAACCTGGAGGTCCTGAAGCTTGAAAGGAATGAGATCAAGTCTCTGCCAATAAACTTTGAGATGTTGACCAAGCTACAGGTATTGCGACTTGATGCCAACCCATTGGCACACCCTCCAAGTGAGGTGTGTGAAGGAGGAGCCATGGACCCAATCACGAGCTTTATCAGGAGAGCAGATGAAAGAGAGG AGGCCTTGCTTCACAAAATGTTCACGTGCGTCGCGGCAAACCTGAGAGAGCGGGAGGCCCACGACCTGATGCGTGTCTTTCACTTCCCGAAGGATGTCATGACCCTGATAGAGAAACAGCATCGAGGATCCCCTCCGGATGCCCTGACCATGTCTGTCGTGAAACGGTGGCGGGAGGAGAAGGGACGTGCTGCGTCTCCCGATGAGCTGATACGCTATGTCAGGTTGATAGACATGCCGGTGGTGTCTCACAAACTGAAGACAATGCGTGTGGACTCCCAGGTTCATAGGCTATGA